From Burkholderia pseudomultivorans, the proteins below share one genomic window:
- the sctR gene encoding type III secretion system export apparatus subunit SctR: MGNLPNPVALIAVIAALGIAPFAALMVTSYTKLVVVLGLLRSALGIQQVPPNLVLNGIALILSLFIMAPVGMSIRDALQARHFDASGQLSTADVGALADAALPPIKDFLVSHTRQRDREFFVRTATSVWPKNRADGIRDDDLLVLVPSFTLAELTKAFQIGFVIYIVFIVVDLLVANILLALGMQMISPTTISVPFKLLLFVALDGWSLLVHGLVLSYRVAGAG; encoded by the coding sequence ATGGGCAACCTGCCGAATCCGGTCGCGCTGATCGCGGTCATCGCCGCGCTCGGCATCGCGCCGTTCGCCGCGCTGATGGTGACCAGCTATACGAAGCTGGTGGTCGTGCTGGGGCTGCTGCGCTCGGCGCTCGGCATCCAGCAGGTGCCGCCGAACCTCGTGCTGAACGGCATCGCGCTGATCCTGTCGCTGTTCATCATGGCGCCGGTCGGAATGTCGATTCGCGACGCGCTGCAGGCGCGCCACTTCGATGCGTCCGGACAGCTGTCGACCGCCGACGTGGGCGCGCTCGCCGACGCCGCGCTGCCGCCGATCAAGGATTTCCTGGTATCGCACACGCGGCAGCGCGATCGCGAATTCTTCGTGCGCACCGCGACGTCGGTCTGGCCGAAGAACCGCGCGGACGGCATCAGGGACGACGACCTGCTGGTGCTGGTGCCGAGCTTCACGCTCGCCGAGCTGACGAAGGCATTCCAGATCGGTTTCGTGATCTATATCGTGTTCATCGTCGTCGATCTGCTGGTCGCGAATATCCTGCTCGCGCTCGGCATGCAGATGATCTCGCCGACGACGATCTCGGTGCCGTTCAAGCTGCTGCTGTTCGTTGCGCTCGACGGCTGGTCGCTGCTGGTGCACGGGCTCGTGCTGTCGTATCGCGTGGCGGGGGCGGGATGA
- the sctQ gene encoding type III secretion system cytoplasmic ring protein SctQ: MPALFLTNADTGDAANRAAPAAPPATGALDASPYLPRLSAAAARGLSHAYCASDAVPVTLGEHAYQVRWRVDAEPAADAHAYRFVVGPAAGTLWIDPLAETEWLGDAADPAVPAVIRAALLADLCAPLTAALQAATRQRVELLPPTAASPAWQASPAALRFELRRADGAWRCHGALSFDAPDALAVFFAAAPAAPPDARAAYATLPVPLVFEIGRTELTMAELADVVGGDIIAIERWHAQEQNLLCVARLPAVPAWEITGRPSGNRLTVQRIREMPLEPTRTDTSHTGAPDVSGAAASTGDTSRPLDGLAVDLRFELPPTSMPLGELSALQPGAVIELQQGINQSVIHLVANGMLIGTGQLIAVGQKLGVRVVTLTQPAPRER, encoded by the coding sequence GTGCCTGCGCTGTTCCTGACGAATGCCGACACCGGCGACGCCGCGAATCGGGCCGCCCCCGCCGCGCCACCGGCGACAGGCGCGCTCGACGCGTCGCCGTACCTGCCGCGCCTGTCCGCCGCCGCCGCGCGCGGGCTGTCGCATGCGTACTGCGCGAGCGACGCCGTCCCGGTCACGCTCGGCGAGCACGCCTACCAGGTGCGCTGGCGCGTCGATGCCGAACCGGCCGCCGATGCGCATGCATACCGCTTCGTCGTCGGCCCGGCGGCCGGCACGCTGTGGATCGACCCGCTCGCGGAAACCGAATGGCTCGGCGATGCCGCCGACCCGGCCGTGCCGGCCGTGATTCGGGCGGCGCTGCTCGCCGACCTGTGCGCCCCGCTCACGGCAGCGCTGCAGGCCGCGACGCGACAGCGCGTCGAGCTGCTGCCGCCAACTGCCGCGTCGCCCGCCTGGCAGGCATCGCCGGCCGCACTGCGTTTCGAGCTGCGCCGCGCCGACGGTGCATGGCGCTGCCACGGCGCCCTGTCGTTCGACGCGCCGGACGCGCTCGCGGTGTTCTTCGCCGCCGCGCCGGCTGCGCCGCCCGACGCGCGCGCCGCGTACGCGACCCTGCCGGTGCCGCTCGTGTTCGAGATCGGCCGCACCGAACTGACGATGGCCGAGCTGGCCGACGTCGTCGGCGGCGACATCATCGCGATCGAACGCTGGCATGCGCAGGAGCAGAACCTGCTGTGCGTCGCGCGGCTGCCGGCCGTGCCGGCGTGGGAGATCACCGGACGGCCGTCCGGCAACCGGCTGACCGTCCAACGAATCAGGGAGATGCCTTTGGAACCGACCCGCACCGACACCTCGCATACCGGCGCGCCCGATGTGTCGGGCGCCGCTGCGTCGACCGGCGACACGTCGCGCCCGCTCGACGGCCTCGCGGTGGACCTGCGCTTCGAGCTGCCGCCGACCTCGATGCCGCTCGGCGAACTGAGCGCGCTGCAGCCGGGCGCGGTCATCGAGCTGCAGCAGGGCATCAACCAGAGCGTGATCCATCTGGTCGCGAACGGCATGCTGATCGGCACCGGCCAGCTGATCGCGGTCGGCCAGAAGCTCGGCGTGCGCGTCGTCACGCTCACGCAGCCGGCGCCGCGCGAGCGCTGA
- a CDS encoding SctK family type III secretion system sorting platform protein has translation MSEPHAPSPGDAPDAAAPLPWLQPLAPPPAARRGAFHALVCDFNLRPDRYLHVTRVPSDWPARYRSPDAFGAAGRKLIARHLLDAHGVAERHDFDVATPSARLALLPGAALEQLASYAGLLLHRGWLRDALAARRIRAEVAAKLGADALALALERAPEFGMLADTLEPWRADPAALPVVIRARGGRLLADFIGAAGEAVARRVRLKFNRAIDDEAPYWLNRAQRDQFGELLFLFLIPERLASWDWLF, from the coding sequence ATGAGCGAGCCGCACGCACCGTCGCCCGGCGATGCGCCCGACGCCGCCGCGCCGCTGCCGTGGCTGCAGCCGCTTGCGCCGCCGCCAGCCGCGCGGCGCGGCGCGTTTCATGCGCTGGTCTGCGATTTCAATTTGCGGCCCGACCGCTATCTGCACGTGACGCGCGTGCCGTCCGACTGGCCCGCTCGCTACCGTTCGCCGGACGCGTTCGGCGCGGCCGGCCGCAAGCTGATCGCGCGACACCTGCTCGACGCGCACGGCGTGGCCGAGCGGCACGACTTCGACGTGGCGACGCCGAGCGCGCGGCTTGCGCTGCTGCCGGGCGCGGCGCTCGAACAGCTCGCGTCGTATGCGGGGCTGCTGCTGCATCGCGGCTGGCTGCGCGATGCGCTCGCGGCGCGGCGCATTCGTGCGGAAGTCGCCGCGAAGCTCGGCGCCGACGCGCTGGCGCTGGCGCTCGAACGTGCGCCCGAATTCGGCATGCTCGCGGATACGCTCGAACCGTGGCGCGCGGATCCGGCCGCGCTGCCGGTCGTGATCCGCGCGCGCGGCGGACGGCTGCTCGCGGATTTCATCGGCGCGGCCGGCGAGGCGGTCGCGCGGCGCGTGCGGCTGAAGTTCAATCGCGCGATCGACGACGAAGCGCCTTACTGGCTGAACCGCGCGCAGCGCGACCAGTTCGGCGAGCTGCTGTTCCTGTTTCTGATTCCCGAGAGGCTTGCGTCATGGGACTGGCTTTTCTGA
- the sctT gene encoding type III secretion system export apparatus subunit SctT: protein MLDHASGFNDIAGMLRPLLYVMPRLLPIMFVVPVFNEQIVTGLVRNGIAVVIAAFVAPAIDAAQVAALPFLMWCVLVAKEAVVGMLLAGAFSAVLFAIQGVGYLIDFQTGSGSAAFFDPMGGHEGGPTSGFLNFVAIALFVTAGGLQVLVQLFAQSYAWWPIGSLGPDFSSMLQTFIVRQTDTIFEWMVKLAAPVTIVLVLVELGIGLVGRAVPQLNIFVFAQPVKSALAVLMMALFLPVVYASLHALLSPDSGLVALLRALFAAHGGA, encoded by the coding sequence ATGCTAGATCACGCCTCGGGCTTCAACGACATCGCGGGCATGCTGCGCCCGCTGCTCTACGTGATGCCGCGTCTGCTGCCGATCATGTTCGTCGTGCCGGTATTCAACGAGCAGATCGTCACCGGCCTCGTGCGCAACGGCATCGCGGTCGTGATCGCCGCGTTCGTCGCACCGGCGATCGATGCCGCGCAGGTGGCCGCGCTGCCGTTCCTGATGTGGTGCGTGCTGGTCGCGAAGGAGGCCGTGGTCGGGATGCTGCTGGCCGGCGCGTTCAGCGCCGTGCTGTTCGCGATCCAGGGCGTCGGCTACCTGATCGATTTCCAGACCGGCAGCGGCAGCGCCGCGTTCTTCGATCCGATGGGCGGGCACGAAGGCGGCCCGACGTCGGGCTTTCTCAATTTCGTCGCGATCGCGCTGTTCGTCACGGCGGGCGGCCTGCAGGTGCTGGTGCAGCTGTTCGCGCAGTCGTACGCATGGTGGCCGATCGGCTCGCTCGGCCCCGATTTCTCGTCGATGCTGCAAACCTTCATCGTGCGTCAGACCGACACGATCTTCGAATGGATGGTGAAGCTCGCGGCGCCGGTGACGATCGTGCTGGTGCTCGTCGAACTCGGGATCGGGCTGGTCGGGCGCGCGGTGCCGCAGCTCAATATCTTCGTGTTCGCGCAGCCGGTGAAAAGCGCGCTCGCGGTGCTGATGATGGCGCTGTTCCTGCCGGTCGTGTATGCGTCGCTGCATGCGCTGCTGAGCCCCGACAGCGGGCTGGTCGCGTTGCTGCGCGCGCTGTTCGCCGCGCACGGCGGCGCGTGA
- a CDS encoding lytic transglycosylase domain-containing protein yields the protein MSARGRRGIAAWLCTAAALVFACAFGQPPRAHAARDGAGFAQLARACAPNVDPETLAALVRTESGFNPYAIGVVGGHLTRQPASLDEARATARELAARGFSYSVGLAQVNERNFARYGLDEATMFEPCRNLRAGGAILTECFARSSGTGRAVQAALRAALSCYYSGNFTTGFSSGYVSRVVASAQSNAREGGVAPIPIVRDAPPPARQRRMDAAATTPPERARRQASPAASADAPSCHARPVVMMCRGLPASQAKRLCVRCLDE from the coding sequence ATGAGCGCGCGCGGCCGGCGTGGCATCGCCGCGTGGCTGTGCACAGCCGCCGCGCTGGTATTCGCATGTGCGTTCGGCCAGCCGCCCCGCGCGCACGCGGCACGCGACGGCGCGGGCTTCGCGCAGCTCGCGCGCGCCTGCGCACCGAACGTCGATCCCGAAACGCTGGCCGCGCTGGTACGCACCGAATCGGGCTTCAATCCGTACGCGATCGGCGTGGTCGGCGGCCATTTGACGCGCCAGCCCGCGTCGCTCGACGAAGCGCGCGCCACGGCGCGCGAGCTCGCGGCGCGCGGCTTCAGCTACAGCGTCGGGCTTGCGCAGGTCAACGAGCGCAATTTCGCGAGATACGGGCTCGACGAAGCGACGATGTTCGAACCGTGCCGCAACCTGCGCGCCGGCGGCGCGATCCTGACCGAATGCTTCGCGCGCTCGTCCGGCACCGGGCGCGCCGTGCAGGCCGCGTTGCGCGCGGCGCTGTCCTGCTACTACAGCGGCAATTTCACGACCGGATTCTCGAGCGGCTATGTGAGCCGCGTCGTCGCGAGCGCGCAAAGCAATGCCCGCGAGGGCGGCGTCGCGCCGATCCCGATCGTGCGCGATGCGCCGCCGCCCGCGCGCCAGCGACGCATGGACGCGGCCGCGACCACGCCGCCCGAACGCGCCCGACGGCAGGCATCGCCGGCGGCATCCGCCGACGCGCCGTCGTGCCATGCGCGCCCCGTCGTGATGATGTGCCGCGGGCTGCCGGCCAGCCAGGCGAAGCGGCTGTGCGTGCGCTGCCTCGACGAGTGA
- the sctL gene encoding type III secretion system stator protein SctL → MGLAFLITSDNLQLLSERKVLKEREYAALLDASAVIATAREEAERIVADAQREFDRRQAAGYDEGMRRAQREHAAQTYTQALAAARTMESMKDAMAEIVVKAVRAIVGEMSTQKLYEAALARIAPLVRDEAFVTVRVAPGRHDEMREALDSAFAGQTNRQKLRIVEDAQLERHACTVETPSGRIDASLDLQIDALRQAIRRDALKGAAR, encoded by the coding sequence ATGGGACTGGCTTTTCTGATCACGAGCGACAACCTGCAGCTGCTTTCCGAGCGCAAGGTGCTCAAGGAGCGCGAATATGCGGCGCTGCTCGACGCCTCCGCGGTGATCGCGACCGCGCGCGAAGAAGCCGAGCGCATCGTCGCCGATGCGCAGCGCGAATTCGACCGGCGCCAGGCGGCCGGCTACGACGAAGGCATGCGCCGCGCGCAGCGCGAGCATGCGGCGCAGACCTATACGCAGGCGCTCGCCGCCGCGCGCACGATGGAATCGATGAAGGACGCGATGGCCGAGATCGTCGTCAAGGCGGTGCGCGCGATCGTCGGCGAGATGAGCACGCAGAAGCTGTACGAGGCGGCGCTGGCGCGGATCGCGCCGCTCGTGCGCGACGAAGCGTTCGTGACCGTGCGCGTCGCGCCCGGCCGTCATGACGAAATGCGCGAGGCGCTCGACAGCGCGTTCGCCGGGCAGACGAACCGGCAGAAGCTGCGCATCGTCGAGGACGCGCAGCTCGAACGTCATGCCTGCACGGTCGAGACGCCGTCCGGGCGTATCGACGCGAGCCTCGACCTGCAGATCGACGCGCTGCGCCAGGCGATTCGCCGCGATGCGCTGAAGGGCGCCGCGCGATGA
- a CDS encoding EscU/YscU/HrcU family type III secretion system export apparatus switch protein yields MAEKNQQPTAKRLREAREKGDVPKSAETISSACFAGVCIALAVGIGALFARLQALLRLVFDAAGAADPSARIAVLIDGAARDWATLSAQIVAAGLLLGVLAGFVQVGGVMAWGRLMPQLSRLNPAEGLKNLWSLRNLVNLAKMLLKTTLLVATLGWVIVESLDAAVQSGFTRPISILALIVKLLMLLFGWAALIYIVMALIDIVHQRREFNQKMKMSIDEVRREHKEDEGDPHIEAKRRQLAREAQFAALPDRIGFASVVVYSPRVAVALYYGGVGTLPWVLARGEGEAAERIVRLARDALRPTLANAGLAQSLYDTTPENGTIQQQHFREVAQLLKWATGAI; encoded by the coding sequence ATGGCCGAAAAGAACCAGCAGCCGACCGCGAAACGCCTGCGCGAGGCGCGCGAAAAAGGCGATGTGCCGAAGAGCGCCGAGACGATCTCGTCGGCATGCTTCGCCGGCGTGTGCATCGCGCTGGCGGTCGGCATCGGCGCGCTGTTCGCGCGGTTGCAGGCGCTGCTCCGGCTCGTGTTCGACGCGGCCGGCGCGGCCGATCCGTCCGCACGGATCGCGGTGCTGATCGACGGCGCCGCGCGCGACTGGGCGACGCTGTCCGCGCAGATCGTCGCGGCCGGACTGCTGCTCGGCGTGCTTGCGGGTTTCGTGCAGGTCGGCGGCGTGATGGCGTGGGGCCGCCTGATGCCGCAGTTGTCGCGGCTCAATCCTGCAGAAGGGCTGAAGAACCTGTGGTCGCTGCGCAACCTCGTCAATCTCGCGAAGATGCTGCTGAAGACGACGCTGCTCGTCGCGACGCTCGGCTGGGTGATCGTCGAGTCGCTGGATGCCGCGGTGCAGTCGGGCTTTACGCGGCCGATATCGATTCTCGCGCTGATCGTGAAGCTGCTGATGCTGCTGTTCGGCTGGGCCGCGCTGATCTATATCGTGATGGCGTTGATCGACATCGTGCACCAGCGGCGCGAATTCAATCAGAAAATGAAAATGTCGATCGACGAAGTGCGGCGCGAGCACAAGGAGGACGAAGGCGATCCGCATATCGAGGCGAAGCGCCGGCAGCTTGCGCGCGAAGCGCAGTTCGCGGCGCTGCCCGACCGGATCGGCTTTGCATCGGTGGTCGTCTATTCGCCGCGCGTCGCCGTGGCGCTCTATTACGGCGGCGTCGGCACGCTGCCGTGGGTGCTCGCGCGCGGCGAAGGCGAGGCGGCCGAGCGGATCGTGCGGCTCGCGCGCGACGCGCTGCGCCCGACGCTCGCGAACGCCGGGCTCGCGCAGTCGCTGTACGACACGACGCCCGAGAACGGCACGATCCAGCAGCAGCATTTCCGCGAGGTGGCGCAACTGCTGAAGTGGGCGACCGGCGCGATCTGA
- the asnB gene encoding asparagine synthase (glutamine-hydrolyzing), which produces MCGIDGFLNSVAFDEETARGTLARMTASLAHRGPDGQGLWVDPEAGIALGHRRLAIVDLSVHGRQPMASACGRYVLVFNGEIYNHRELRAELERAGRAPAWRGHSDSEVLIAAIAAWGVEATLRRATGMFAFALWNRASRVLTLARDRIGEKPLYYGRVGDALVFASELKALRAYPGFGGEIDRDALCLYLRQSSVPAPYTIYRGISKLPPGTWIQFEHARDTPRPRAYWTLEQAIAAGREQPFEGDADDAVGRLDAILRRAVARQMEADVPLGAFLSGGIDSSAIVALMQAQSTTPVDTFTIGFHEAGYDEAGYAKAVARHLGTRHTELYVTADHALEVVPKLPSIYDEPFSDASQIPTFLVAELTRRHVKVSLSGDGGDELFGGYTRYFLTPRLWRKLHRVPAAVRARIAAALHALRPDHADQLAAVAQGAWGGVEARDTASRIGDRLHKLGHVMTAESRIGLYRLLMSSVHHPERIALAGQEPPTPLDTAAAWPAHLSFAEQAMAIDTLTYLPTDILAKVDRAAMAVSLETRMPFLDHHVVEFAWRLPASIRLPEGQSKAMLRRLLDRYVPSSLIDRPKQGFCAPVDHWLRGALRDWADALLQPSRLRDEGFFDAAAVERLWRQHQTGRMNWQHQLWTVLMFQAWLDAQRAAL; this is translated from the coding sequence ATGTGCGGAATCGACGGCTTTCTGAATAGCGTCGCCTTCGATGAGGAGACAGCGCGCGGCACCCTCGCGCGCATGACGGCGAGCCTCGCGCATCGCGGGCCGGACGGGCAGGGTTTGTGGGTCGATCCGGAGGCCGGCATCGCGCTCGGCCACCGGCGGCTCGCGATCGTCGATCTGTCGGTGCACGGCCGGCAGCCGATGGCGTCCGCGTGCGGCCGTTACGTCTTGGTCTTCAACGGCGAAATCTACAACCATCGCGAGCTGCGCGCGGAGCTGGAGCGTGCGGGGCGCGCCCCTGCGTGGCGCGGCCATTCGGACAGCGAAGTGCTGATCGCGGCGATCGCCGCATGGGGCGTCGAGGCGACGCTGCGGCGCGCGACCGGCATGTTCGCGTTCGCGCTGTGGAATCGCGCGTCGCGCGTGCTGACGCTCGCGCGCGACCGGATCGGCGAGAAGCCGCTCTATTACGGCCGGGTCGGCGACGCGCTGGTGTTCGCGTCGGAACTGAAGGCGCTGCGCGCGTATCCGGGTTTCGGCGGCGAGATCGATCGCGACGCGCTGTGCCTGTACCTGCGTCAGTCGAGCGTGCCGGCGCCTTACACGATCTATCGCGGCATCAGCAAGCTGCCGCCGGGCACCTGGATCCAGTTCGAGCATGCGCGCGACACGCCGCGGCCGCGCGCGTACTGGACGCTCGAGCAGGCGATCGCGGCCGGCCGCGAACAGCCGTTCGAGGGCGATGCGGACGATGCGGTCGGCCGGCTCGATGCGATCCTGCGCCGCGCCGTTGCACGACAGATGGAAGCCGACGTGCCGCTCGGCGCGTTCCTGTCGGGCGGCATCGATTCGTCGGCGATCGTCGCGCTGATGCAGGCGCAGTCGACGACGCCGGTCGATACGTTCACGATCGGTTTCCACGAAGCCGGCTACGACGAGGCGGGCTATGCGAAGGCCGTCGCGCGCCATCTCGGCACGCGGCATACCGAACTCTACGTGACGGCCGACCATGCGCTCGAGGTGGTGCCGAAGCTGCCGTCGATCTACGACGAGCCGTTTTCCGACGCCTCGCAGATTCCGACCTTCCTGGTCGCGGAGCTGACGCGACGGCACGTGAAGGTGAGCCTGTCCGGCGACGGCGGCGACGAGCTGTTCGGCGGCTATACGCGCTACTTTCTGACGCCGCGCCTGTGGCGCAAGCTGCATCGCGTGCCGGCGGCCGTGCGGGCGCGGATCGCCGCCGCGCTGCACGCGCTGCGGCCCGATCATGCGGACCAGCTCGCGGCGGTCGCGCAGGGCGCATGGGGCGGCGTGGAGGCGCGCGACACCGCGTCGCGGATCGGCGATCGCCTGCACAAGCTCGGCCACGTGATGACGGCGGAGAGCCGCATCGGCCTGTACCGGCTGCTGATGTCGTCGGTGCATCACCCCGAGCGCATCGCGCTCGCCGGACAGGAGCCGCCGACGCCGCTCGATACGGCCGCCGCCTGGCCCGCGCACCTGAGCTTCGCCGAGCAGGCGATGGCGATCGACACGCTCACCTATCTGCCCACCGACATCCTCGCGAAGGTCGATCGCGCGGCGATGGCGGTCAGTCTCGAAACACGCATGCCGTTTCTCGATCATCACGTCGTGGAATTCGCGTGGCGCCTGCCGGCGTCGATACGCCTGCCGGAAGGGCAGTCGAAAGCGATGCTGCGCCGGCTGCTCGATCGCTATGTGCCGTCGTCGCTGATCGACCGGCCGAAACAGGGCTTTTGCGCGCCGGTCGATCACTGGCTGCGCGGCGCGCTGCGCGACTGGGCCGATGCGCTGCTGCAGCCGTCCCGGCTGCGCGACGAGGGTTTTTTCGACGCCGCCGCGGTCGAGCGTCTGTGGCGCCAGCACCAGACCGGCCGGATGAACTGGCAGCACCAGCTATGGACGGTGCTGATGTTCCAGGCGTGGCTCGATGCGCAGCGCGCCGCGCTCTGA
- the sctN gene encoding type III secretion system ATPase SctN, with protein MNAPLDDTQPFAGDDDVPLDRGRLVGDLDAGLAFFSPVSVQGRVNHAVGQILNATGIRARLGEICELRTPNQPTLLAEVVGFSRQTTLLTPLGDVAGLSPETTVVPSGREHVFPVGDGLFGRVLDGLGRPLDDRGPVTGAAWVSTQQDPPNPLARKMIDTPFPTGVRVIDGLMTLGVGQRVGIFAPSGVGKSTLLGMIARGAQADVNVIALVGERGREVREFIEHSLSPEVRARSIVVVSTSDRPAMERVKSALVATAIAEHFRDAGRRVLLLVDSLTRFARAQREVGLASGEPPTRRSFPPSTFAVLPRLLERAGQGAQGSITALYTVLVEGDEESDPIAEEVRSILDGHIVLSRKIALANRYPAIDVLASLSRVMPLVAGRGHQQAAARVRELIAKYQEIELLVQIGEYREGSDRLGDLALRARDAIAAFCAQASHEDVRFDALLAQLTRLANDHV; from the coding sequence ATGAACGCGCCGCTCGACGACACGCAGCCGTTCGCCGGCGACGACGACGTCCCGCTCGATCGCGGCCGGCTGGTCGGCGATCTCGATGCGGGGCTCGCGTTCTTTTCGCCGGTGTCGGTGCAGGGCCGCGTCAATCACGCGGTCGGGCAGATCCTCAACGCGACCGGCATCCGCGCGCGGCTCGGCGAGATCTGCGAGCTGCGCACGCCGAACCAGCCGACGCTGCTGGCCGAAGTGGTCGGCTTCTCGCGGCAGACGACGCTGCTGACGCCGCTTGGCGACGTGGCCGGTCTGTCGCCCGAGACGACCGTCGTGCCGTCGGGGCGCGAGCATGTGTTTCCGGTCGGCGACGGCCTGTTCGGCCGCGTGCTTGATGGGCTCGGCCGGCCGCTCGACGATCGCGGGCCCGTGACCGGCGCGGCGTGGGTGTCGACGCAGCAGGATCCGCCGAATCCGCTCGCGCGCAAGATGATCGACACGCCATTCCCGACCGGCGTGCGCGTGATCGACGGGCTGATGACGCTCGGCGTCGGGCAGCGGGTCGGCATCTTTGCGCCGTCGGGCGTCGGCAAGAGCACGCTGCTCGGGATGATCGCGCGCGGCGCGCAGGCCGACGTCAACGTGATCGCGCTGGTCGGCGAGCGCGGCCGCGAGGTGCGCGAATTCATCGAGCACAGTCTGTCGCCCGAGGTGCGCGCGCGTTCGATCGTCGTCGTGTCGACGTCCGACCGGCCCGCGATGGAGCGCGTGAAATCGGCGCTGGTCGCGACCGCGATCGCCGAGCATTTCCGCGACGCGGGCCGGCGCGTGCTGCTGCTGGTCGATTCGCTGACGCGCTTCGCGCGCGCGCAGCGCGAGGTCGGCCTCGCGAGCGGCGAGCCGCCGACGCGGCGCAGCTTCCCGCCGTCGACCTTCGCGGTGCTGCCGCGCCTGCTCGAACGCGCGGGGCAGGGCGCGCAGGGATCGATCACCGCGTTGTATACGGTGCTCGTCGAGGGCGACGAGGAGTCCGATCCGATCGCCGAGGAAGTGCGCTCGATTCTCGACGGACATATCGTGCTGTCGCGCAAGATCGCGCTCGCGAACCGCTATCCGGCGATCGACGTGCTCGCGAGCCTGTCGCGCGTGATGCCGCTCGTTGCGGGCCGCGGGCATCAGCAGGCGGCCGCGCGCGTGCGCGAGCTGATCGCGAAGTACCAGGAGATCGAGCTGCTCGTGCAGATCGGCGAGTATCGGGAAGGCAGCGACCGGCTCGGCGATCTCGCGCTGCGCGCGCGCGACGCGATTGCCGCGTTCTGCGCGCAGGCGTCGCACGAGGACGTGCGCTTCGATGCACTGCTCGCGCAGCTGACACGGCTGGCGAACGATCATGTCTGA
- a CDS encoding winged helix-turn-helix domain-containing protein: MDCKYLYIDDIKINFVRRTIEIANKPVDVTPREFDVVEFLLDNMNKIVPRQAIQEAVWGRELGVSSRTLDTHISRIRSKLQLDHDKNLRIIPIYAVGYRLVLFGAAMTHVERHEAAPILRAAPQPAMAADYA; encoded by the coding sequence ATGGATTGCAAATATCTGTATATCGACGACATAAAAATCAACTTCGTGCGCCGCACGATCGAAATCGCCAATAAACCCGTCGACGTCACGCCGCGCGAATTCGACGTCGTCGAATTCCTGCTCGACAACATGAACAAGATCGTGCCGCGGCAGGCGATCCAGGAAGCGGTCTGGGGCCGCGAGCTCGGCGTGTCTTCGCGCACGCTCGACACGCATATCTCGCGCATCCGTTCGAAGCTGCAGCTCGATCACGACAAGAACCTGCGGATCATCCCGATCTATGCGGTCGGCTATCGCCTGGTGCTGTTCGGCGCAGCGATGACGCACGTCGAACGCCACGAAGCCGCGCCGATCCTGCGCGCCGCGCCGCAGCCCGCGATGGCCGCCGATTACGCGTAA